The genome window GCCAGCACATCCAGGACACCTGCGGTCTGGTGGTGGATCCGAACGGCGTCAGCATCGAGGATCCGATCCGCGGCGCCGACGAGGGCATCCGCCGGGGCGGCCGCTGGTGCGACCAGAGCGCACTGGGGATGCCGTTCCGCCACGACTTCAAGCTGTTCGGCGCCTATCCGCTGCCGGGCGACTTCGAGTTCAGCGGATCGATCCAGGCCTACTCGGGCGGCGAGCGCGAGCTGACCTGGTCGGTGCCGTCCAGCTACTTCCCGGGCGGCGTGCGGACGCGGGGCGCCACGGTCCAGTTGTTCCAGCCGGGCACGAACTTCCTGCCCTACTGGACGCAGGTGGATATCGCGCTGCGCAGGATCTTCCGCTTCGGCGGCGTCGAGTCGTCCGTGCAGGCCGACATCTACAACCTGATGAACAAGGCCGTGGTCGTCGACGAGACCGAGTCGTACGGCGGCTCCTGGGGCCGGCCGACGCGCCTGCTGCAGGGTCGTCTGCTGCGCATGGCGTTCCAGGTGAACTGGTAGATCGACGTTCGGCTCAAGGCTGAGCCGTTTCTCCGGGGCCGGTGGGGGACCTCCCCCACCGGCCCTTTTCTTTGCTCCGTACCTTCGCGAATCACGCAAGGCGGACGTGGTGCTCGTCGTCGGCGTCGGTCCGACTGATGACGAGGTAGCGGTGCGACATGGCCGCGAACGGAGCGACGGCGCGCGCCTTCTCCCGCAACCGCCAGACGACGCGCGCCACGTCGACGGATCTCCCCCACTTGCACTCGACGAACGCGGCGCGTTCGCCGGCCGCATCGACGGCGACCAGATCAATCTCGGTACGGGAGTCCCAGTAGCGGCCTACCCGCAACGGCTGCCAGCCGAGCAGCCGTTGCCAGTTGCCGATCAGGTGCTGGCGACAGATGTCCTCGTAGGGCGGACCCATGAACGTGTCCAGGTCGGGGAGCACGACCGACTCGAGCACCTGCCGGCTCCGGCCGGCCTCCAGGGCCGAGCGGTTGGGGTAGACATACCGGAACCAGAAGCGCAGGAACGGGTCGGCCAGGCGGTACAGGCTCCGGCGCGAGCGTTCCGGCCTGGGCTCGGTCACCGGCGTCTCCCGGCGGACGAAGCGCAGGCGCCGCAGCGTGTCGAGGTACTTGCCGGCGCTGGCGTGGGCGATCCCGGCGTCCTGGGCGATCTCGTTCGGGCGGGTCTTTCCTACCGCCAGCGCGTGCAGGATGGCGAAGTAGGCGCCCGGATCGCGGAGCTCCTCCCGGACGAGGAACTCGGGCTCGGCATACAGCGGCCCGGCCGGCGACAGCGCGAGGGCATGCGCCGCCTCGCCCGGGGACTCGTGACGCGCGACCTGCTCGGCATAAGCCGGCACGCCGCCGAAGAGGCCGTAGGCCACGGCGCGGCGTTCGAACGACCAGCCGGGATGGAAGTCGGCAACCTCGTCGAAGGACATCGGCCGCACTTCGAGCTGCGCCGTGCGACGCCCGTAGAGCGGCGCCCGCGGGTCCGCTACCGCGGCATCCAGGACCGAGAAGGAAGACCCGGTAAGGAAGAGCTTGACCGCACCATCGTGGCCGTCCCAGGCGTGCTGCAGCAACGAGTCGATGCCCGGAACACTGCGCTGGAGATACGGCAGCTCGTCGAGAACCAGCGGGATCTCCATGCGGCCGCAGCGCTCCACGGCGTACTCGACAGCTTCGCTCCAACCGGAAAACCGGGTGCGCGCCAGCAGCGAATCGTCGAGCGTACGCGCCAACTCGCGCGTGAACAACCGCAGCGCCTCCGGCGCGGTGCTCATGGGGCACGCGAAGAACGCGAGGGGCCTGCCGGCGCCGAACTGTCTCAACAGCGCCGTCTTGCCGAGTCTGCGCCGCCCGTAGATGACGAGCAATTCCCGCCGGTCCGACGCCGCGAGCCGATCGAGCAGGGCCAGCTCGCTCACACGATTGACGAATCTATACACTGGCCAAGAATAACATGTGCATGACTCGCATTCTCATGAGTAACATTCTCATGACACCGTACATGTCCGGCGCCGACGACACCCTGCGGGCGACCGCCGCCCGTGACGCTCGGCCTCAGGGTGCCAGCGGCAGCATCCGGACACGTGACAGAGACTTGACCTTCCGCCGTCAGGTGCTACGCTTGGCGCGATAGCGCATCGTCCGCCTCGGCGTCCGTCGTCGTCCGAACTCGTCTGTCGTTGTCGTCGTCGCTTTCCGTCGTTCATCGACCGTTCTGCGTGATGGCAGGCGTTCATGGCGGAGAAATCGACGTTCGCGCAACCGCATTCACGAGGAGGAGAGATGACAGTCGTCAAGTGCGCGCGCGGCGCGTTGGCCGCGTTCATCGTGCTGACCTTGGCTCCCGCGGCGCTCGCCCAGAGCTCGATCACCGGCGAGGTCAGCGACAACACCGGGGGCGTCCTGCCTGGCGTCACCGTGGAAGTCTCCAGTCCGGCACTGATCGAGGGGAGCCGCGTCGCGGTTTCCGACGGCACCGGCCGCTACACCGTCATCGATCTGCGCCCTGGCACCTACACCGTCACGATGAGCCTGCCGGGCTTCTCGACCTTCGTGCAGGAAGGCCTGGAGCTGCAGGCGAACTTCACGCTGACGGTCAACGGAGCGCTGTCGGTCGGCGCGCTCGAGGAGACCGTCACGGTCTCGGGCGAGGCGCCCGTGGTCGACGTGCAGAGCGCGGCCCGGACCGAGGTCCTGCAGCGCGACACCATCGACGCGCTGCCGACCCCGCGCAACACGCAGTCGATCGGCTACCTGGCGCAGGGGGTCCGGCTGACCATCCCGGACGTCGGCGGCGCCCAGATGATGGAGCAGGTGCAGATGATCTCGCACGGCGCCAACTCCGACCACTCCGTCATGCAGGTCGACGGCATGATGGTCAACGCGGAGCTGGGCGACGGCCGGATCATGAACTACAACAACCAAGCGCTGAGCCAGGAGATGGCGGTCAGCACCTCGGGCAGCCCGGCGGAGGTCTCGGCCGGCGGGCTCCGGCTGAACATGATCCCCAAGGACGGCGGCAACCAGTTCAGCGGGTCGAACTACATCGGCTTCACCGACGGCGGGTGGCAGGCGAACAACCTGACGCCGGAGCTGAACCAACTGGGACTCGAGTCGACGCAGGGCGTGTCGAACATCCACGACGTCAATCCGGCCATCGGCGGCCCGATACTGCGGGACAAGCTGTGGTACTTCACCTCGGTCCGCGGCATCTCGGTCGACGAGCTGTGGCCCAACGCGTTCGTCCCCACGTTCCGGCAGGGCGCCAGCCAGCAGGAGATCGAGGAGTACTTCCGCACCTTCGACAAGGACCATCCGGCCGTCGAGAGCCGCGAGGACGCCATCGTGGAGCAGTACGTCCGCAGCGCGCTGTTCCGCGTGACGTCGCAAGTCTCCCAGCGCAACAAGGTGAGCGCGTACCTCGACCGGATCTTCAAGTTCAAGGCCCGCGAGTTCTACGGCAACACCGAGCCGATCCGGGCGTCGAGCCACCGTGACCCCGAGTTCGGGAACTATCACACGGCCCAGGCGAAATGGACGTCGACGATCAGCAGCCGCGCGCTGCTCGAGGTGGGCTACTCGCAGGTCTACGAGCGGCTGCGGCTCGGTTACCAGCCGAACACGCCGATCGAGGCAGGGGGCGCCGGGAGGCAACTGCAGCATCCGAAGCCGGACGACCTGATGACCTGCATCCACACGCCCTGCTACCACCCGCTGAGCTACGACCAGACGCGGGGTTGGTTCGACGACGTCCGCTTCTACGACCGGGGCACGGGGCTGACGACCCATGCCTACACCTACGACATCCTGGTCACGCCGGCCGACCGGCGCTACCCGAACGCGTCGTTCTCGTACGTCACCGGCTCGCACAACTTCAAGGTCGGCATGCAGTGGTCGATGAGCAACGGCGGCGTCGGCTTCGACGGCAACGGCAGCCTGCTGGCGCGATTCAACGAGGGCGTGGCCGAGGAGGTCAGCGTCTACAACCTGCCCGCCTACTACAACACCTACGTGCGGGCAGACCGCGGCATCTACGCCCAGGACACCTGGACGATCGACCGACTCACCATAAACGCCGGTGTCCGCTTCGAGCAGTTCCAGTCCGGGAACGACACCTACCGTGCCGGCGCCGGCATCGGCGGCGGCCGGTTCATCGGCGCACGCCTGTTCAACGCGCGGGACCAGAAGCCGTTCTGGAACGACATCGCGCCGCGGTTCAGCGTGGTCTACGACCTGTTCGGCGACGCGCGGACGGCGCTGAAGTTCTCCGTGAACCGCTTCATGAAGCCGTGGACCAACGGCTTCGGGCGACGCTACCATCCCATCTCGCTGCAGTCGGACACCCGCGACTGGTTCGACTGCGCCCTGCACCCCGACGTCCACAGCGGCGGCGCGGCGCGTTGCGCGACGGCGGCCGATCTCGCCGCGCTGGGGATGCCCGACTACACCGGGACCAATGGCGACTTCATCGCGCAGGACCACGAGATCGGCACCGTGGGCACCAACGCCGTCGTCTTCACCAGCGGCGAGCTGGCGCAGGTGGGCCAGCGCCCCGACCCCGACCTGCAGCGCGAGTACAACGTCGAGTGGACGGGCAGCGTCCAGCACGAGATCGCCCCGCGCGTCTCGCTGACCGCCGCCTACTACCGGCGGGTCTTCTACGACATCGAGCATGCCGAGAACCGCGCCCTGCGAGGCTGCGACGTCTCGACCGCACAGGCAGGCGTCCCGTGCGGCGACTGGATCCCGTTCAACGTCACGTTCGACGATCCGGGCGGGCGGCTGGCGTACCTCGGCAGCATCGGTCAGGCGCCGACGCTGGCGGACACGTCGTTCCTGGCGTTCAATCGGGACCCGGCGACGCGGACCCTCAAGGACATCGTCCACGTCAACTCCGACATCAACCGCAACTACTACAACGGGTTGGAGCTGAGCCTGCAGGCGCGGCTGCCGAACGGCGGCACGCTGTTCGGCGGCTGGACGATGCACCAGCACGTGCAGGACACCTGCGGCCTCACCCAGAACCCGAACGGCGTCAGCGAGCGGGACATGATCGACCGCAACCGGACGACGCTGCGCGGCGGCCGATTCTGCGATCAGAGCGCGCTGGGCATCCCGTTCCGCAACGACTTCAAGCTGTTCGGCGCCTACCCGCTGCCGGGCGACTTCGAGTTCAGCGGATCGATCCAGGCCTACTCGGGCAACGAGCGCGAGATGCGCTGGACCATCACCGACGCCTACTTCCCCGGCGGCAACCTGACGGACAACCAGCCGGTACAGATGTTCGCGCCGGGCACCAACTACTTCGGCTACTGGACCCAGGTCGACTTCGCCATCCGGCGGCTCTTCCGGGTCGGCAACTGGGAGTACTCGGCGCAGGTCGACATCTACAACGCGCTCAACGCGAGCGCCATCATCAGCGACAACGACTCCTACGGGTCGGGCTACGCGACACCGACGCGGCTGCTGCAGGGCCGCCTGGCGCGCGTGGCCTTCCAGGTGAAGTGGTAGGAACGGTCTCCACGTCGAGCTCTGCGTATCGCCTGCGGCCGGTGGGGCAGGTTCCCACCGGCCATTTTCTTGCGGACCGACGAATCCGTTCCGTCACGAAGAGCTGCAAACCGCAACGGATGCGGCCGCGTCGAGTCGGGCCGGGGACGCGGTATGATGGTCCTTGAGATCGAGCGGCGGTACCAGGGGACACACCCAAGTGGCCACGGCGCAACCCGTCTTCAAGTTCAGGTACGAGGACTACCGGACCGCGCCGCCGGACAAGCGCTACGAACTGCTGGACGGAGAGTTGCTCTTGAACCCGGCGCCGAACCTGAAGCACCAGAGCGTGCAGGTTCGACTGGGAAGCAGGCTCGGCCGATTCGTCGAAGAGAAGGCGCTGGGCTATTTCTTCTTCGCCCCCTGCGACGTGGTGCTGTCCGACACCGACGTCGTGCAGCCGGACCTGCTGTTCGTCTCCCACGCTCGCGCGCACCTGCTGATTGGCGGCGACAACGTGCAGGGAGCACCCGATCTGGTGGTCGAGATCCTGTCTCCCACAACCGCCGAGAGAGACCGCGGCTACAAGCGGGCGCTCTATGCGAAGCACGGGGTGAAGGAGTACTGGCTGGTCGACCCGGCGGCCGAGACCGTATCGATCCTGCGCCCGCGAGCCGGCGCACTCGAAGTGGCGCGCACGTTCGGGCGCAACGAGACACTGCGCTCTCCCCTGCTCGCCAGCTTCCAACTCGACCTGGACGACGTCTTCTCGTCGTGAGCGTGGGCCCGGAATCCCCGAGACGCCCCGACTATTCGATCTCGAACGGAATACGCAGGCCGACGTCCCCACCGACGGCCAGTTCGTAGCTCCCGCTTGCCCAACGGCCGGCGGGTGAGGCGAAGAACAGGTACCCCTGCACGCACCGGTACTGGTTCACGTCCGCGAGCGAACGCCGGACGCCATTGTCCACGAAGAACTGCAGCCTGTTCGCGCATTCGCTCGGCGATCGGTTGGCGCCGCCCCGGAGCTGAAGCAGCAACGGCAGCAGGCTGGTGCGTTGGCGACGATAGGTTCGTTGGGAGATCAGCGGCGTCCGAGACCCGTCAGGATGCAAGACCTCGACGTCGTCCGGCCGGAACGTCATCGCCTCTCCCACCCTGCCCTGGATCGCCAGGTCGATGGCCAACCATTTCGGATCGTGATCGCGCGGAAAGTAGTAGCGGGCTACCCAGGCGCGCAAATGGCAGTCATTGAATCCCGTCACGCCGAGATTGATTCGAAACCACTTGCCGGGTTCCGAACAATCGTGGGCATCGACCCCGGCAACCGACAGGACGGCGACGAGCGAGAACGCCGCCAGTGCGCCCGCTACGCGAGCCTGCGTATGGCCAACCGACGCGCGCCGGAATACTTGCCGCACCTGCCCAGCATAGTTTCGCCGGCGTGGCAAGTCCATGCAGCCCGCTACGCGGAAGGAGCCCACCGAACGCGACGCCCATCGACGACCTGAAGTACCCTGTCGGACATGCACCGTGCTGCGTTGCCGGCTGCGGCGTTAGCGGTGACGAGCCTCATCGCTACCGGATGCGGGACGCCATCCGCTCCCGAACCGCCTGCCTCGGACGGCTCGGCGGAAACGCTGCCGGCCGGACCGATCACCTTCACGCGCCACGTGGCCCCGATCGTCTTCGAGCACTGCGCGACGTGCCACCGCCCCGGCGGCTCGGGCCCGTTCACACTGCTGAGCTACGATGACGTCGCCCGCCGCGCCCGACAGATCGCCGAGGTCACGACGAGCGGCTTCATGCCGCCGTGGCTGCCGGAGCCGGGCTTCGGCGAGTTCGTCGGCGAGCGGCGCCTGACAGACACGCAGATAGCGACCTTGGCCGCATGGGCCGAGTCGGGCACCGAGGAGGGCGACGCATCCGATCTCCCGGAGCCGCCCGCCGCCACCGACGGCTGGGCGCTGGGCGAACCGGACCTGACGGTGTCGCTGCCAGCCCCGTATACGCTGCCGGCGGACGGGCCCGACGTCTTCCGCAACCTCGTCATGCCCCTGCCGGTCGGCGAGACACGCTGGGTCAAGACGGTGGAGTTGCGCCCGGGCAACCCGCGGTTCGTGCACCACGCCATCATGGCGGTCGACGACACGACGTCGTCACGTCGCCGGGAGGCCGAGGAGGCCGAGCAGCCGGGAGAGCCCGGTTTCAGCGGCATGGAGATGGGCCTGGCATTCATGCCGGACGGGCACCTGATGGGCTGGACTCCGGGCATGGCCCCGAACCCCGGCATCGACGGACTCGCCTGGCGCCTCGACCCCGGCACCGACTTCGTCCTGCAGCTCCACATGCTGCCGTCGGGCCGCGCGGAGACCATCGCGCCGGTGGCCGGCTTCCACTTCGCGGACGCGCCGCCGTCGGGGCCGCCCCTCTATCTGATCCGGCTGGACGCGGACCACCTGCTCGACATCCCACCGGGCGCTGCCGACTTCGTCGTCTCCGACGCCGTCGAGTTGCCGATCGACGTCGAGTTGCACGCCGTCTATCCCCACGCGCACTATCTGGCGAAGTCCATGGAGGGCAGGGCGACGCTGCCCGACGGCGGCGAGCGGTGGCTGATCCGCATCGACGAGTGGGACTTCGACTGGCAGGACGTCTACCGCGTGCGCGAGCCGTACCTGCTGCCGGCCGGCACCACGCTCTCGATGCGATTCACCTACGACAACTCGGCCGACAATCCGCGCAATCCCAACGATCCGCCCCGGCGGGTGCGGGCCGGCAATCGATCGTCGGACGAGATGGCGCACCTGCAACTCCAGGTGCGGCCGCGCCGCGCCGCCGACCTGGTATTGCTGCGGGAGTCGCTCTATCGGCACGCGATCCGCAGGAACCCGGCGAATCCGTGGTCGTACTACGAGCTCGGCAACGCCCTGCTGGAGCAGGATCGCCTGGACGAGGCGGCGCGGCAGTACCTGGCCGGCCTGGGCGCCGATCCGACGCACGTGCCGTCGCGCACCAGCCTGGGCGCGGTGCGCGAGCGCCAGGGCCGGCTGGACGAGGCGGCGGCGGAATTCCGAACCGTGGTGGAGCTGGATCCCGGCTACGCCGACGGACACTTCAACCTGGGCAGCGTGCGGCTAGCCCAGGGCCGGCTGGAGGACGCGGCCGGCCATCTCCGCGAGGCGCTCGCGCTGGAGCCCGACCATGCGGCGGCGCACACGAACCTGGGGTACACGCTGCGCGAGCTCGGCCGGCTCGACGAGGCGGTGACCCACCACCGCGAGGCCCTGCGGCTGCAGCCCGGCTCGGCCGAGGCCC of Acidobacteriota bacterium contains these proteins:
- a CDS encoding tetratricopeptide repeat protein — its product is MHRAALPAAALAVTSLIATGCGTPSAPEPPASDGSAETLPAGPITFTRHVAPIVFEHCATCHRPGGSGPFTLLSYDDVARRARQIAEVTTSGFMPPWLPEPGFGEFVGERRLTDTQIATLAAWAESGTEEGDASDLPEPPAATDGWALGEPDLTVSLPAPYTLPADGPDVFRNLVMPLPVGETRWVKTVELRPGNPRFVHHAIMAVDDTTSSRRREAEEAEQPGEPGFSGMEMGLAFMPDGHLMGWTPGMAPNPGIDGLAWRLDPGTDFVLQLHMLPSGRAETIAPVAGFHFADAPPSGPPLYLIRLDADHLLDIPPGAADFVVSDAVELPIDVELHAVYPHAHYLAKSMEGRATLPDGGERWLIRIDEWDFDWQDVYRVREPYLLPAGTTLSMRFTYDNSADNPRNPNDPPRRVRAGNRSSDEMAHLQLQVRPRRAADLVLLRESLYRHAIRRNPANPWSYYELGNALLEQDRLDEAARQYLAGLGADPTHVPSRTSLGAVRERQGRLDEAAAEFRTVVELDPGYADGHFNLGSVRLAQGRLEDAAGHLREALALEPDHAAAHTNLGYTLRELGRLDEAVTHHREALRLQPGSAEAHNNLGSVLAMGGLLDEAIDQFQRALRLQPDHVPARQNLELAREIAAELERAGLR
- a CDS encoding ATP-binding protein, which gives rise to MYRFVNRVSELALLDRLAASDRRELLVIYGRRRLGKTALLRQFGAGRPLAFFACPMSTAPEALRLFTRELARTLDDSLLARTRFSGWSEAVEYAVERCGRMEIPLVLDELPYLQRSVPGIDSLLQHAWDGHDGAVKLFLTGSSFSVLDAAVADPRAPLYGRRTAQLEVRPMSFDEVADFHPGWSFERRAVAYGLFGGVPAYAEQVARHESPGEAAHALALSPAGPLYAEPEFLVREELRDPGAYFAILHALAVGKTRPNEIAQDAGIAHASAGKYLDTLRRLRFVRRETPVTEPRPERSRRSLYRLADPFLRFWFRYVYPNRSALEAGRSRQVLESVVLPDLDTFMGPPYEDICRQHLIGNWQRLLGWQPLRVGRYWDSRTEIDLVAVDAAGERAAFVECKWGRSVDVARVVWRLREKARAVAPFAAMSHRYLVISRTDADDEHHVRLA
- a CDS encoding Uma2 family endonuclease, which translates into the protein MATAQPVFKFRYEDYRTAPPDKRYELLDGELLLNPAPNLKHQSVQVRLGSRLGRFVEEKALGYFFFAPCDVVLSDTDVVQPDLLFVSHARAHLLIGGDNVQGAPDLVVEILSPTTAERDRGYKRALYAKHGVKEYWLVDPAAETVSILRPRAGALEVARTFGRNETLRSPLLASFQLDLDDVFSS
- a CDS encoding TonB-dependent receptor yields the protein MAEKSTFAQPHSRGGEMTVVKCARGALAAFIVLTLAPAALAQSSITGEVSDNTGGVLPGVTVEVSSPALIEGSRVAVSDGTGRYTVIDLRPGTYTVTMSLPGFSTFVQEGLELQANFTLTVNGALSVGALEETVTVSGEAPVVDVQSAARTEVLQRDTIDALPTPRNTQSIGYLAQGVRLTIPDVGGAQMMEQVQMISHGANSDHSVMQVDGMMVNAELGDGRIMNYNNQALSQEMAVSTSGSPAEVSAGGLRLNMIPKDGGNQFSGSNYIGFTDGGWQANNLTPELNQLGLESTQGVSNIHDVNPAIGGPILRDKLWYFTSVRGISVDELWPNAFVPTFRQGASQQEIEEYFRTFDKDHPAVESREDAIVEQYVRSALFRVTSQVSQRNKVSAYLDRIFKFKAREFYGNTEPIRASSHRDPEFGNYHTAQAKWTSTISSRALLEVGYSQVYERLRLGYQPNTPIEAGGAGRQLQHPKPDDLMTCIHTPCYHPLSYDQTRGWFDDVRFYDRGTGLTTHAYTYDILVTPADRRYPNASFSYVTGSHNFKVGMQWSMSNGGVGFDGNGSLLARFNEGVAEEVSVYNLPAYYNTYVRADRGIYAQDTWTIDRLTINAGVRFEQFQSGNDTYRAGAGIGGGRFIGARLFNARDQKPFWNDIAPRFSVVYDLFGDARTALKFSVNRFMKPWTNGFGRRYHPISLQSDTRDWFDCALHPDVHSGGAARCATAADLAALGMPDYTGTNGDFIAQDHEIGTVGTNAVVFTSGELAQVGQRPDPDLQREYNVEWTGSVQHEIAPRVSLTAAYYRRVFYDIEHAENRALRGCDVSTAQAGVPCGDWIPFNVTFDDPGGRLAYLGSIGQAPTLADTSFLAFNRDPATRTLKDIVHVNSDINRNYYNGLELSLQARLPNGGTLFGGWTMHQHVQDTCGLTQNPNGVSERDMIDRNRTTLRGGRFCDQSALGIPFRNDFKLFGAYPLPGDFEFSGSIQAYSGNEREMRWTITDAYFPGGNLTDNQPVQMFAPGTNYFGYWTQVDFAIRRLFRVGNWEYSAQVDIYNALNASAIISDNDSYGSGYATPTRLLQGRLARVAFQVKW